A single window of Sulfurovum sp. UBA12169 DNA harbors:
- a CDS encoding arginine decarboxylase, producing MKQFGLNIWGNDNFIIKNNTININYASKPSLLEIAQDIRDKGYKGPLLLRFPHLIEKQISTLFTAFEKAKKTFGYQGKFQAVFPLKVNQFPNFVHALMDVSQKYNYGLEAGSKAELIIAMSKTPIGAPITVNGFKDKEMIALCFIAAKMGHNITVTIEGIGELQTIIQVNTEFNEDVENPILPKIGVRIRLHSSGIGIWAKSGGYSSKFGLTSTELLEAYELLKKHNLLTHLSMIHFHIGSQMSDISPLKKALREAGNIYADLKKRGADALCAINIGGGLAVEYSQHAHNRDRNYSLDEFANDVIYLMQEIAKSRGVDEPDIFTESGRYVAASHAILITPVLELFSQEYHEKNLRLKENNPPLIQELYDLFSSLTRDNAREYLHDALDHMESLLTLFDLGYIDLEDRSNTEILVNLIIKKSIALLKNEDTNELKRLQNRIQEKYLVNFSAFQSLPDFWGLKQHFPIMPIDHLDVRPTNPASIWDITCDSDGEIDFNPDLPLYLHDIDVSQEEYFLAFFLTGAYQEVLGMKHNLFTHPTEAVITFDEKGHYAVNNLIDAQNLMDVLDDLDYDTNIVDKALKYKIEESEHISKEEKRELLGKLYLYLSENSYLKTIQAISEND from the coding sequence ATGAAACAATTTGGCTTGAATATTTGGGGTAATGATAATTTTATCATCAAAAACAATACGATAAATATCAATTATGCAAGCAAACCTTCTCTTTTGGAGATCGCCCAGGATATACGCGACAAAGGATACAAAGGCCCTCTTTTGCTTCGTTTTCCGCATCTGATAGAAAAACAGATTTCTACCCTTTTTACCGCTTTTGAAAAAGCCAAAAAAACATTTGGATATCAAGGAAAATTTCAAGCAGTTTTTCCGCTGAAAGTCAATCAATTCCCCAATTTTGTCCATGCGCTGATGGATGTTTCCCAAAAATACAATTACGGATTGGAAGCAGGAAGCAAGGCGGAACTTATCATTGCCATGAGCAAAACTCCCATTGGAGCACCTATTACGGTTAACGGATTTAAAGACAAGGAGATGATAGCGCTTTGTTTTATTGCTGCAAAAATGGGGCACAATATCACAGTGACGATCGAAGGTATCGGCGAACTTCAAACCATCATACAAGTCAATACGGAATTTAATGAAGATGTAGAAAATCCTATTCTTCCGAAAATAGGCGTACGGATACGGCTGCACAGCTCCGGTATTGGAATCTGGGCAAAAAGCGGAGGCTACAGTTCTAAATTTGGATTAACTTCCACTGAACTTTTGGAAGCCTATGAACTGCTTAAAAAACATAATCTTTTGACACATTTATCGATGATACACTTTCATATCGGTTCACAAATGAGTGACATCTCACCCCTCAAGAAGGCACTCAGAGAAGCAGGAAACATTTATGCGGATCTCAAAAAACGCGGTGCGGATGCACTATGTGCGATCAATATCGGCGGCGGACTTGCAGTAGAATACAGCCAGCACGCGCACAACAGAGACAGAAACTACTCTTTGGATGAATTCGCCAATGACGTAATTTATCTGATGCAAGAGATCGCCAAAAGCAGAGGAGTTGATGAACCTGATATTTTTACTGAATCCGGACGGTATGTTGCAGCTTCCCATGCTATACTTATCACTCCTGTGTTAGAACTTTTTTCTCAAGAATACCATGAAAAAAATCTTCGCCTCAAAGAGAACAATCCGCCGCTTATTCAAGAGCTTTACGATCTCTTCAGCTCGCTTACACGCGACAATGCCAGAGAGTATCTGCACGATGCCCTTGATCATATGGAGAGCCTCCTTACGCTGTTTGATTTGGGATATATTGACCTCGAAGACCGCTCAAATACAGAAATTTTAGTCAACCTTATCATCAAAAAATCGATTGCATTGCTTAAAAATGAAGATACAAACGAACTCAAAAGATTGCAAAACCGCATTCAGGAAAAATATCTCGTAAATTTTTCAGCGTTTCAGTCACTGCCTGATTTCTGGGGTCTCAAACAGCATTTTCCCATTATGCCTATAGACCATTTGGATGTCAGACCCACCAATCCTGCAAGCATATGGGATATTACGTGCGATAGTGACGGCGAAATCGATTTTAATCCTGATTTGCCTCTTTACCTGCACGATATTGACGTCAGCCAAGAAGAATATTTCCTTGCATTCTTTTTAACGGGTGCCTACCAAGAGGTTTTAGGAATGAAACACAATCTCTTTACCCATCCCACAGAAGCAGTAATTACCTTTGATGAAAAAGGGCATTATGCTGTCAACAATCTTATTGACGCACAAAACCTCATGGACGTATTGGATGACTTGGATTACGACACCAACATTGTGGATAAAGCACTCAAGTACAAAATCGAAGAATCAGAACATATCAGCAAAGAAGAAAAGAGAGAGCTTTTGGGAAAACTTTATCTTTATTTAAGTGAAAACAGCTATCTTAAAACCATTCAAGCCATTAGCGAAAATGATTAA
- a CDS encoding ABC transporter permease, with the protein MNEKYLFLEVYPDYIKLISKDKWMLQSVKKIENLLRQIPCDKKIIWDVSLIDEFDSAGMLLFIEYFSYFAAKTKVEIAGYTSVQKEMYSLLKAEYKSKETIPVARKNRIENIGKKAVERYNDFKEFVNFSGELFMAMLHNVLHPKSIRFKETVYHIYHSGFTALVIVSLTAFLVGMVIAYQGSVQLAKFGADIFIVDTVGLSIARELGPMITAIVIAGRSGSSYTAEIGAMKITEEIAAMRTMGFDPYHFLVLPRIYALMIALPLLIFFADIMGILGGIVASKMQLGISVDQFIARTQEVVAVKHYILGMIKGPVFAFLIAAVGSFRGLQVSENTESIGLHTTQSVVNSIFLVIAFDALFSVIYTELDL; encoded by the coding sequence ATGAATGAAAAATATCTTTTTTTAGAAGTTTATCCTGATTATATTAAGCTTATCTCAAAAGACAAGTGGATGCTTCAAAGCGTGAAGAAAATAGAAAATTTGCTGCGCCAAATACCCTGTGATAAAAAAATTATTTGGGATGTTTCGCTGATTGATGAGTTTGACAGTGCGGGAATGCTTTTATTTATAGAATATTTTTCCTATTTTGCAGCAAAAACAAAAGTTGAGATTGCGGGCTATACCTCTGTGCAAAAAGAGATGTATAGCCTCTTGAAAGCAGAGTATAAATCAAAAGAGACGATACCGGTTGCCCGAAAAAACCGGATTGAAAATATAGGCAAAAAAGCCGTGGAACGTTATAACGACTTTAAGGAGTTTGTTAATTTTTCGGGAGAGCTTTTTATGGCCATGCTTCATAACGTTCTTCATCCCAAAAGCATACGTTTCAAAGAAACAGTGTATCATATCTATCACTCCGGCTTTACAGCGCTTGTGATCGTTTCCCTAACCGCATTTTTGGTGGGGATGGTTATTGCCTATCAGGGATCTGTTCAGTTGGCCAAATTCGGCGCTGATATTTTTATCGTTGATACAGTAGGTTTGTCCATTGCAAGAGAATTGGGTCCGATGATCACTGCCATTGTGATCGCGGGGCGCAGCGGTTCATCCTATACCGCAGAGATAGGCGCCATGAAAATTACCGAAGAGATAGCTGCGATGCGAACGATGGGATTTGATCCGTACCATTTTTTGGTGCTTCCTCGCATTTATGCTTTGATGATCGCATTGCCGCTGCTTATCTTTTTTGCTGATATAATGGGAATTCTTGGAGGTATAGTTGCTTCAAAAATGCAATTGGGTATTTCTGTCGATCAATTTATCGCCCGTACTCAGGAGGTGGTTGCGGTTAAGCATTATATTTTAGGGATGATAAAAGGGCCTGTTTTTGCTTTTCTTATTGCGGCGGTAGGCAGTTTTAGGGGGCTTCAGGTTTCTGAAAACACAGAGAGTATCGGATTGCATACGACGCAGAGCGTGGTAAATTCGATTTTTCTTGTGATCGCTTTTGATGCACTTTTTTCTGTGATCTATACGGAACTTGATCTATGA
- a CDS encoding sulfate ABC transporter ATP-binding protein, whose product MSVIEAKGIVTRFGNRTIHDGVNLHINENEIYAILGESGSGKSVLMKEMIMLLEPTEGEMYVLGENLQSINAKRAQELRKKWGVLFQFGALFSSLTIAENIEIQLKEYTDVSKKMRDKLIYSKLDLVGLDAYVGGLYPSELSGGMIKRAALARALAMEPKLLFLDEPTSGLDPIGARNFDQLIVNLRDLLGITVVMITHDLESIFTIVDRMAVLADKQVVAEGRLENVLQSQHPFVEAFFKNKYTKERFKDKIKNV is encoded by the coding sequence ATGAGTGTAATTGAAGCAAAGGGTATTGTGACACGATTTGGCAACAGAACCATTCATGATGGCGTAAATTTACATATTAATGAAAATGAGATATATGCTATTTTAGGAGAAAGCGGTTCTGGAAAATCTGTCTTAATGAAAGAAATGATTATGCTCTTGGAGCCCACAGAAGGAGAAATGTATGTTTTGGGGGAAAATCTTCAGAGTATCAATGCAAAAAGGGCGCAAGAGCTAAGAAAAAAATGGGGGGTGCTTTTTCAGTTTGGCGCACTATTTTCTTCGCTGACGATCGCTGAAAACATTGAGATTCAACTCAAAGAGTATACCGATGTTTCAAAAAAGATGAGAGATAAGTTGATTTATTCAAAGCTGGATCTTGTCGGACTTGATGCCTATGTGGGGGGATTATATCCATCCGAATTAAGCGGAGGGATGATAAAAAGAGCAGCGCTTGCACGTGCTTTGGCGATGGAGCCAAAACTGCTTTTTTTAGATGAGCCTACTTCAGGACTGGATCCTATAGGCGCCCGTAATTTTGATCAGCTGATTGTTAATTTGCGGGATTTGCTAGGGATAACGGTGGTAATGATTACTCATGATCTAGAAAGTATATTTACAATTGTTGACAGGATGGCAGTTCTGGCTGATAAGCAGGTGGTTGCAGAAGGCAGGCTTGAAAATGTGTTACAATCACAACATCCTTTCGTAGAGGCATTTTTCAAAAATAAATACACCAAAGAAAGATTCAAGGACAAAATTAAAAATGTATAA
- a CDS encoding ABC transporter substrate-binding protein, with translation MYNKINYMVVGIFVLVFGAGMIWFAFWLAKWGLQDEYDIYKIEIKESVSGLSEDASVKIRGVDVGRVQTIRINPQNIEAVEIFLEIKKGTPIKEDMVAHTQMFGVTGLLSIEIDGGTNTAKTLQPSKTYIPFIQTKTSYVSRVSESLGEIADSLNAFLIQTKKLISDKNIQAFENTLGHIEKITSRGEELEIKAIGSLAQLDETLQELRVSMKDATHSFEGATKDFASIKDRANPLLEELTVTTRGLDRLISKAEKSLDRGDYNIKNILEPALVDVQILSSQINDLAQQLKQSPSDVLFKARKQRKGPGE, from the coding sequence ATGTATAACAAAATAAACTATATGGTTGTAGGTATTTTTGTATTGGTCTTTGGAGCGGGCATGATATGGTTTGCTTTTTGGCTCGCAAAGTGGGGTTTGCAGGACGAGTATGATATCTATAAAATAGAGATTAAAGAGTCTGTCTCAGGGCTTTCAGAAGATGCGAGTGTAAAAATTCGCGGGGTAGATGTCGGAAGGGTGCAGACAATCCGCATTAATCCTCAAAATATAGAAGCGGTTGAAATCTTTTTGGAGATTAAAAAAGGCACACCCATCAAAGAGGATATGGTGGCCCATACACAGATGTTTGGAGTCACAGGACTTTTGTCGATCGAAATTGACGGAGGAACGAATACCGCAAAGACATTACAGCCGAGCAAAACATATATCCCTTTTATTCAAACAAAAACCTCCTACGTTTCAAGGGTTAGTGAAAGCCTGGGCGAGATTGCCGATAGTTTAAACGCATTTCTGATACAAACGAAAAAACTCATTTCAGATAAAAACATACAAGCCTTTGAAAATACCTTGGGCCATATAGAAAAAATAACATCTCGCGGTGAAGAGTTGGAAATCAAAGCGATTGGCTCTTTGGCGCAATTGGATGAAACACTTCAAGAGCTGAGAGTTTCCATGAAAGACGCAACGCACTCTTTTGAGGGGGCAACAAAAGATTTTGCCTCCATAAAAGATAGGGCCAATCCGCTTCTAGAAGAGCTTACCGTCACTACAAGAGGGCTTGACAGGCTGATATCCAAGGCAGAAAAAAGTCTAGACAGAGGGGACTACAATATCAAAAATATTCTTGAGCCTGCATTGGTGGACGTGCAGATACTTTCTTCACAGATCAATGATTTGGCACAGCAGTTAAAACAAAGTCCAAGTGACGTCTTGTTTAAAGCCAGAAAACAAAGAAAGGGGCCCGGAGAATGA